A DNA window from Arcobacter sp. LA11 contains the following coding sequences:
- the pseC gene encoding UDP-4-amino-4,6-dideoxy-N-acetyl-beta-L-altrosamine transaminase — translation MNFIPYGRQTISEDDINSVIETLKSDYLTTGSKVLEFEKAICQYTGAKYCIVVSNGTAALHLSSIVLLKEKDKVITTPNSFLATSNGILYANAKPIFVDIGEDGNIDLDLCEKVLKNDTSIKALYGVHFSGNPLNQKKIKRLKDKYGIKILEDCAHSIGAQFKNVKAGSCKNSDLSIFSFHPVKHITTGEGGAITTNSKKLYKRLLSLRNHGMENDRSVTPWHYDMKELGFNYRLTDISCTLGLSQLKKLDEFIEKRHLLAKNYDLAFEKIKNIKSLYKFTRNSSYHLYIIKIDFDKLKINKKEFVIKMHEKNIGVQYHYIPINKQPFYKKLGYGKEYTPVMDEYYAKAISLPIYPSLSIKEQKYVIKTLLEVLNG, via the coding sequence TTGAATTTTATACCTTATGGAAGACAAACTATTTCAGAAGATGATATAAATAGTGTTATTGAAACTTTAAAATCAGATTACTTAACTACAGGTTCTAAAGTCTTAGAGTTTGAAAAAGCAATTTGTCAATATACTGGGGCAAAATACTGTATAGTAGTTTCAAATGGTACAGCGGCGTTACATCTAAGTTCTATAGTTCTTTTAAAAGAAAAAGATAAAGTTATAACAACTCCAAATTCTTTTTTAGCTACGTCAAATGGTATTTTGTATGCAAATGCAAAGCCTATTTTTGTAGATATTGGTGAAGATGGAAATATAGACTTAGATTTATGTGAAAAAGTATTAAAAAATGACACCTCTATTAAAGCACTTTACGGAGTTCACTTTTCAGGTAATCCTTTAAATCAGAAAAAGATTAAAAGATTAAAAGATAAATACGGTATTAAAATACTAGAAGATTGTGCACATTCTATAGGCGCACAATTTAAAAATGTCAAAGCTGGATCTTGTAAAAATTCGGACTTATCAATATTCTCATTTCATCCTGTAAAACATATAACAACGGGAGAAGGTGGAGCGATAACTACTAATTCAAAAAAATTATATAAAAGACTTCTAAGTCTTAGAAATCATGGAATGGAAAATGATCGTAGTGTAACACCATGGCATTATGATATGAAAGAATTAGGATTTAATTATAGACTAACTGATATATCTTGTACTTTAGGACTATCTCAATTAAAAAAATTAGATGAATTTATTGAGAAGAGACATCTTTTAGCTAAAAATTATGATCTTGCATTTGAGAAAATTAAAAATATTAAGTCTTTATATAAATTTACTAGAAACTCTTCTTACCATCTTTATATAATAAAAATAGATTTTGACAAATTAAAAATAAATAAAAAAGAATTTGTTATTAAAATGCATGAAAAAAATATTGGAGTACAATATCATTATATTCCAATTAATAAGCAGCCTTTTTATAAAAAGTTAGGATATGGAAAGGAATATACTCCTGTAATGGATGAATACTATGCAAAAGCAATATCTTTACCAATATATCCAAGTCTTTCAATAAAAGAGCAAAAATATGTAATTAAGACTCTTCTAGAAGTTTTAAATGGATAA
- a CDS encoding N-acetylneuraminate synthase family protein translates to MNQEFPMFIAEVSSNHGKDLDRAKEFIKVSSQIGCSAVKFQLFKIDELFAPEILAKSKEHVKRKEWELPIEFLPELSSYTHELGMKFSCTPFYLKAVRELEPYVDFYKIASYELLWDDLIIECAKTGKELVLSTGMATIEEIAHAVKVFRANSDAKLTLLHAISGYPTPVKEANVSAIRTLREAFNCNIGLSDHSVSTAVLLRAIYKYDATMVEFHLDLEGEGEEFSSGHCWLPEQICNTINLVNEGIIADGDGIKKAAPSEFADRDWRADPRDGLRPLKKIRETF, encoded by the coding sequence ATGAATCAAGAGTTTCCTATGTTTATAGCTGAGGTATCAAGTAATCATGGAAAAGATTTAGATAGAGCTAAAGAGTTTATTAAAGTATCTTCCCAAATTGGTTGTAGTGCTGTAAAATTCCAGCTTTTTAAGATAGATGAATTGTTTGCTCCAGAAATTTTGGCAAAAAGTAAAGAACATGTGAAAAGAAAAGAGTGGGAATTACCAATAGAATTTCTACCTGAATTATCTTCTTATACTCATGAATTGGGCATGAAGTTCTCATGTACTCCATTTTATTTAAAGGCTGTTAGAGAATTAGAACCTTATGTTGATTTTTATAAGATAGCTTCGTATGAATTATTATGGGATGATTTGATAATTGAATGTGCAAAGACAGGTAAAGAATTGGTTCTTTCTACAGGTATGGCAACTATAGAAGAAATAGCTCATGCCGTAAAAGTTTTTAGAGCAAACAGTGATGCCAAATTAACTTTACTTCATGCTATATCTGGTTATCCCACACCTGTTAAAGAGGCGAATGTATCGGCAATAAGAACATTACGAGAAGCATTTAATTGTAATATAGGTTTATCAGATCATTCTGTATCAACAGCTGTTTTATTACGTGCTATATACAAATATGATGCAACAATGGTAGAGTTTCATTTAGATTTAGAAGGTGAAGGAGAAGAGTTTTCATCTGGCCATTGCTGGTTACCAGAGCAGATATGTAATACAATAAATCTTGTTAATGAAGGAATTATAGCTGATGGTGATGGTATAAAAAAAGCAGCGCCAAGTGAATTTGCAGATAGGGATTGGAGAGCAGATCCTCGTGATGGATTAAGACCACTAAAAAAGATTAGAGAAACTTTTTAG
- a CDS encoding cytidylyltransferase domain-containing protein produces the protein MDKFFIIIQARMTSTRLPSKVMLPLCGKTVLEIMIDRLRKFKENIIIATTNDGTEKPIVELCKKLGIKYYEGDTSNVLSRYYEASLKYGVGDNDIIIRCTSDCPLIDQEILGRTLEFFRKNNSDYSSANQSTGFPRGLDTEVFRFGLLKKAYLNATTFFEKEHVTPYMYKTIKNDIEISLLKNKNDDSKYRLTLDEEDDYIAIKEIYLRLNNRIDFSYEELIQMLEENKYIYEINSHVEQKKG, from the coding sequence ATGGATAAATTTTTTATAATTATTCAAGCACGAATGACTAGTACAAGATTACCTTCAAAAGTAATGCTTCCTTTATGTGGAAAAACAGTTTTAGAAATAATGATTGATAGGCTTAGAAAATTTAAAGAGAATATTATAATTGCAACAACGAATGATGGAACCGAAAAGCCTATTGTTGAATTATGTAAAAAACTAGGTATTAAATATTATGAAGGTGATACTAGTAATGTATTAAGTAGGTATTACGAGGCTTCATTAAAGTATGGAGTTGGAGATAATGATATTATTATAAGGTGTACTTCTGATTGTCCTTTAATAGATCAAGAGATACTTGGAAGAACTTTAGAGTTTTTTAGAAAGAATAATAGTGATTATAGTTCAGCTAATCAATCTACAGGTTTCCCTAGAGGATTAGATACAGAAGTTTTTAGATTTGGATTATTGAAAAAAGCATATTTAAATGCGACAACTTTTTTTGAAAAAGAGCATGTTACTCCATATATGTATAAGACTATAAAAAATGATATTGAGATAAGTCTTTTAAAAAATAAAAATGATGATTCAAAATATAGACTAACATTAGATGAAGAAGATGACTATATAGCAATTAAAGAAATTTATTTAAGATTAAATAATAGAATAGATTTTTCGTATGAAGAACTTATTCAAATGCTAGAAGAAAATAAATATATTTATGAGATAAACTCTCATGTAGAACAAAAGAAAGGCTAG